A genome region from Manihot esculenta cultivar AM560-2 chromosome 5, M.esculenta_v8, whole genome shotgun sequence includes the following:
- the LOC110614744 gene encoding dof zinc finger protein DOF2.5 isoform X3: protein MEEISSNACTRPVLERKARPQEQLNCPRCNSTNTKFCYYNNYSLTQPRYFCKTCRRYWTEGGSLRNVPVGGGSRKNKRSASSSSSSSAAVSSSSSASSKLPDLNPPSLSQFSSPNPKTHEGQDLNLAFPAIQENQGISHFLEVPKTENNNNSQHNSSSSPSSSPYTSSPLSALELLRTGIDSRGLNSFIPTLMPESNTLYSSGFPMQEFKPTLSFSVEGLGSRYGVQENGGRTLFPFGEMKQLSSTTEVDQNKGQGTSSNGYWNGMFGGGGGSW, encoded by the coding sequence ATGGAAGAAATATCATCAAATGCATGCACGAGGCCTGTGTTAGAGAGAAAAGCAAGGCCTCAAGAACAATTGAACTGTCCAAGATGTAATTCGACCAACACCAAATTTTGTTACTACAACAACTATAGTCTCACTCAACCAAGATACTTCTGCAAGACTTGTAGAAGGTACTGGACAGAAGGAGGATCTCTCAGAAATGTTCCCGTTGGTGGAGGTTCTAGGAAGAACAAAAGATctgcatcatcatcatcatcatcatcggcTGCAgtgtcatcatcatcatctgctTCATCTAAGCTCCCTGATCTAAACCCACCTAGCCTCTCACAGTTTTCTTCTCCAAACCCTAAGACCCATGAAGGCCAAGATCTCAATCTTGCATTCCCAGCTATACAAGAGAATCAAGGTATATCTCATTTTCTTGAAGTACCCAAAACTGAAAACAACAATAACAGTcaacataactcttcttcttctccttcttcttctccctatACTTCATCTcctctttcagctctggagcTGCTGAGAACTGGAATTGATTCTAGGGGTTTGAATTCTTTCATCCCTACATTAATGCCAGAATCAAACACACTGTATTCTTCTGGTTTCCCTATGCAAGAATTCAAGCCAACACTCAGTTTTTCTGTTGAGGGACTTGGCAGTAGATATGGAGTTCAAGAGAATGGAGGAAGAACATTGTTTCCTTTTGGAGAGATGAAACAGCTATCAAGCACAACGGAAGTCGATCAAAATAAGGGACAAGGGACTTCTTCCAATGGATATTGGAACGGAATGTTTGGTGGAGGTGGAGGATCAtggtaa
- the LOC110614744 gene encoding dof zinc finger protein DOF3.7 isoform X4: MDAASWPQGYLQDVKLVKPMEEISSNACTRPVLERKARPQEQLNCPRCNSTNTKFCYYNNYSLTQPRYFCKTCRRYWTEGGSLRNVPVGGGSRKNKRSASSSSSSSAAVSSSSSASSKLPDLNPPSLSQFSSPNPKTHEGQDLNLAFPAIQENQALELLRTGIDSRGLNSFIPTLMPESNTLYSSGFPMQEFKPTLSFSVEGLGSRYGVQENGGRTLFPFGEMKQLSSTTEVDQNKGQGTSSNGYWNGMFGGGGGSW, from the exons ATGGATGCTGCTTCATGGCCACAG GGATATTTGCAGGATGTTAAACTGGTAAAACCCATGGAAGAAATATCATCAAATGCATGCACGAGGCCTGTGTTAGAGAGAAAAGCAAGGCCTCAAGAACAATTGAACTGTCCAAGATGTAATTCGACCAACACCAAATTTTGTTACTACAACAACTATAGTCTCACTCAACCAAGATACTTCTGCAAGACTTGTAGAAGGTACTGGACAGAAGGAGGATCTCTCAGAAATGTTCCCGTTGGTGGAGGTTCTAGGAAGAACAAAAGATctgcatcatcatcatcatcatcatcggcTGCAgtgtcatcatcatcatctgctTCATCTAAGCTCCCTGATCTAAACCCACCTAGCCTCTCACAGTTTTCTTCTCCAAACCCTAAGACCCATGAAGGCCAAGATCTCAATCTTGCATTCCCAGCTATACAAGAGAATCAAG ctctggagcTGCTGAGAACTGGAATTGATTCTAGGGGTTTGAATTCTTTCATCCCTACATTAATGCCAGAATCAAACACACTGTATTCTTCTGGTTTCCCTATGCAAGAATTCAAGCCAACACTCAGTTTTTCTGTTGAGGGACTTGGCAGTAGATATGGAGTTCAAGAGAATGGAGGAAGAACATTGTTTCCTTTTGGAGAGATGAAACAGCTATCAAGCACAACGGAAGTCGATCAAAATAAGGGACAAGGGACTTCTTCCAATGGATATTGGAACGGAATGTTTGGTGGAGGTGGAGGATCAtggtaa
- the LOC110614744 gene encoding dof zinc finger protein DOF2.5 isoform X1: MDAASWPQGYLQDVKLVKPMEEISSNACTRPVLERKARPQEQLNCPRCNSTNTKFCYYNNYSLTQPRYFCKTCRRYWTEGGSLRNVPVGGGSRKNKRSASSSSSSSAAVSSSSSASSKLPDLNPPSLSQFSSPNPKTHEGQDLNLAFPAIQENQGISHFLEVPKTENNNNSQHNSSSSPSSSPYTSSPLSALELLRTGIDSRGLNSFIPTLMPESNTLYSSGFPMQEFKPTLSFSVEGLGSRYGVQENGGRTLFPFGEMKQLSSTTEVDQNKGQGTSSNGYWNGMFGGGGGSW; this comes from the exons ATGGATGCTGCTTCATGGCCACAG GGATATTTGCAGGATGTTAAACTGGTAAAACCCATGGAAGAAATATCATCAAATGCATGCACGAGGCCTGTGTTAGAGAGAAAAGCAAGGCCTCAAGAACAATTGAACTGTCCAAGATGTAATTCGACCAACACCAAATTTTGTTACTACAACAACTATAGTCTCACTCAACCAAGATACTTCTGCAAGACTTGTAGAAGGTACTGGACAGAAGGAGGATCTCTCAGAAATGTTCCCGTTGGTGGAGGTTCTAGGAAGAACAAAAGATctgcatcatcatcatcatcatcatcggcTGCAgtgtcatcatcatcatctgctTCATCTAAGCTCCCTGATCTAAACCCACCTAGCCTCTCACAGTTTTCTTCTCCAAACCCTAAGACCCATGAAGGCCAAGATCTCAATCTTGCATTCCCAGCTATACAAGAGAATCAAGGTATATCTCATTTTCTTGAAGTACCCAAAACTGAAAACAACAATAACAGTcaacataactcttcttcttctccttcttcttctccctatACTTCATCTcctctttcagctctggagcTGCTGAGAACTGGAATTGATTCTAGGGGTTTGAATTCTTTCATCCCTACATTAATGCCAGAATCAAACACACTGTATTCTTCTGGTTTCCCTATGCAAGAATTCAAGCCAACACTCAGTTTTTCTGTTGAGGGACTTGGCAGTAGATATGGAGTTCAAGAGAATGGAGGAAGAACATTGTTTCCTTTTGGAGAGATGAAACAGCTATCAAGCACAACGGAAGTCGATCAAAATAAGGGACAAGGGACTTCTTCCAATGGATATTGGAACGGAATGTTTGGTGGAGGTGGAGGATCAtggtaa
- the LOC110614744 gene encoding dof zinc finger protein DOF2.5 isoform X2 produces MDAASWPQDVKLVKPMEEISSNACTRPVLERKARPQEQLNCPRCNSTNTKFCYYNNYSLTQPRYFCKTCRRYWTEGGSLRNVPVGGGSRKNKRSASSSSSSSAAVSSSSSASSKLPDLNPPSLSQFSSPNPKTHEGQDLNLAFPAIQENQGISHFLEVPKTENNNNSQHNSSSSPSSSPYTSSPLSALELLRTGIDSRGLNSFIPTLMPESNTLYSSGFPMQEFKPTLSFSVEGLGSRYGVQENGGRTLFPFGEMKQLSSTTEVDQNKGQGTSSNGYWNGMFGGGGGSW; encoded by the exons ATGGATGCTGCTTCATGGCCACAG GATGTTAAACTGGTAAAACCCATGGAAGAAATATCATCAAATGCATGCACGAGGCCTGTGTTAGAGAGAAAAGCAAGGCCTCAAGAACAATTGAACTGTCCAAGATGTAATTCGACCAACACCAAATTTTGTTACTACAACAACTATAGTCTCACTCAACCAAGATACTTCTGCAAGACTTGTAGAAGGTACTGGACAGAAGGAGGATCTCTCAGAAATGTTCCCGTTGGTGGAGGTTCTAGGAAGAACAAAAGATctgcatcatcatcatcatcatcatcggcTGCAgtgtcatcatcatcatctgctTCATCTAAGCTCCCTGATCTAAACCCACCTAGCCTCTCACAGTTTTCTTCTCCAAACCCTAAGACCCATGAAGGCCAAGATCTCAATCTTGCATTCCCAGCTATACAAGAGAATCAAGGTATATCTCATTTTCTTGAAGTACCCAAAACTGAAAACAACAATAACAGTcaacataactcttcttcttctccttcttcttctccctatACTTCATCTcctctttcagctctggagcTGCTGAGAACTGGAATTGATTCTAGGGGTTTGAATTCTTTCATCCCTACATTAATGCCAGAATCAAACACACTGTATTCTTCTGGTTTCCCTATGCAAGAATTCAAGCCAACACTCAGTTTTTCTGTTGAGGGACTTGGCAGTAGATATGGAGTTCAAGAGAATGGAGGAAGAACATTGTTTCCTTTTGGAGAGATGAAACAGCTATCAAGCACAACGGAAGTCGATCAAAATAAGGGACAAGGGACTTCTTCCAATGGATATTGGAACGGAATGTTTGGTGGAGGTGGAGGATCAtggtaa